Below is a genomic region from Neisseria zoodegmatis.
CGCGGGCTGTATCGAAGTGATCCGCAAGTGGTTGGGCAATATCAACCCGAATCCGGTGGCTCAGTTGATGATTATCGGTTGGGCGTTTGCATTTATGATTGAGGGCGCCAGCGGCTTCGGTACGCCGGCTGCGATTGCCGCGCCGATTTTGATGAGTTTGGGCTTCAACCCGCTGCGCGTGGCTATTTTCACTTTGGTGATGAACTCCGTGCCGGTATCGTTCGGTGCGGTAGGTACGCCGACTTGGTTTGGTTTCGCGCCGCTGAATCTGGAGCATGCAGACATTATGTCTATCGGCCGTCAAACCGGCTTGATCCACTTCTTCGCCGCTTTCATCATTCCTTTAATCGGTTTGAGTTTCATCACTTCTTGGCAGGAAATCCGTAAAAACTTTGTGTTTATCGCCATCAGCGTGATGTCGTGTACCATTCCTTATGTGTTGCTGGCGGCGGTTAATGAAGAATTCCCCGCATTGGTAGGCGGTGCCATCGGCTTGCTGATTTCTGTGGCTGTGGCCAACAAAGGCATCGGCTTGAGCAAAGATTATCCGAAAGACCCGAATGCTGAAAAACTGCCTATCGCCGTTGTGGCAAAAGCGTTGGCGCCTTTGGGTATGCTGATCGGCTTCTTGGTGATTACCCGTATCAAGCAATTGGGTATTAAAGGTTTGCTGACCGATACCACACCGCTGTTCAACATTCCGATGGGTATTTTCGACTTCGAGTTAACCCGTTCTCTGACTTTGGTGTTCAAAAACATTTTGGGCGAAGCGGTAAACGACCGTTACCAAACCCTGTATGTTCCGGCGTGGATTCCGTTTGTGATTACCGTGTTGATCGCTATTTGGTTCTACCGCATTAAATTTGCCGATGCCAAAGCATTCTATGTGGCGACTTTCAATCAAACCAAAAAACCTTTGCTCGCTTTGATGGGCGCGCTGGTGATGGTGAAATTGATGATGGTCGGCGGCGATTCGTCTATGGTGAAAACCATCGGTACGGAATTTGCAGCAATGGCCGGCGAGCATTGGGTGTATTTCGCGCCTTACTTGGGTGCAATCGGTGCGTTCTTCTCCGGATCCAACACGGTATCCAACCTGACATTCGGCCCGATTCAGCAGCAAATCGCTTTGGATACCGGATTGTCCGTAACCCTGATTTTGGCGCTTCAATCCGTGGGCGGTGCGATGGGTAACATGGTGTGTATCAACAACATCATCGCCGTGTGTACGGTATTGAACGTGCAAAACAAAGAAGGTGAAATTATTAAGAAAACTGTGATTCCGATGTTTATCTACGGCATTATCGCCGTAACGGTGGCGCTGATTTTCTTACTGTAAATCTTTGCGGCAAACCGTTGGAAACCCGGCTGTATTGAGCGTTAAGTTGAAAGAGCAAATCAGTTGGGTTTCCGGCAATCAAGCGTAGTACGATGCTTGGTTTGATTATCTTGTATTACACATACCAAAGGCCGTCTGAAAATTTTCAGACGGCCTTTGGTATGGAGTTATCAAGATTATGCAGCTTTGCCGTTTATTCAATCCGCACATATTCAACGGAAAGAATCTCAATCACTTCGCGGCCTTCGGGGCCGTTTAACACCACTTCATCGCCTTCTCGAGCTTTGATCAGGCAGCGGGCCAGCGGGGAAATCCATGAGATTTTGTTTTTGGCTGTGTCGATTTCATCAATGCCGACAATTTTGACGATCTGTTCGCTACCGTCTCCGCGCAGAAGCTCGACCGTGGCGCCGAAAAACACCTGATCCGTCGCTTCGCGGGTTTCGGGGTCAACCACTTGGGCGGCTTCCAAGCGCTTGGTGAGAAAGCGGATGCGGCGGTCTATTTCGCGCATGCGGCGTTTGCCGTAAAGATAGTCGCCGTTTTCGCTGCGGTCGCCGTTGCCGGCCGCCCAGTTCACAATCTGCACGATTTCGGGGCGTTCTTTGTTGACGAGGTTGTACAGTTCGTCTTTCAAAGCTTGCCAACCTGTGGGCGTGATATAGTTTTTCTGAGTGTCTGTGCTCATTGTTTAAGGCCGTCTGAACAATCTGAAAGCGTTATTTTAACTCATCAGAAAGTTTTTTCAGACGGCCTTTTGCATTCTTTTTATCGGCTGCCGCGTATCAACCGGCAATGTGTTCCCGACTGCGTTGGTAGCGCGTGTATTTCCGATACAGCCAAAATGCCACCATCAAAACGACAAACACAGCCAAGATGGGCAGAAACAGGCTCAAGAGGCTCA
It encodes:
- a CDS encoding L-lactate permease, whose product is MALFLSIFPIVLLIWLMVKKNGMPSYIALPLTAALIYVLQITYFNNSFMLLNANVISGLISTLTPITVIFGAIMFNRMMETAGCIEVIRKWLGNINPNPVAQLMIIGWAFAFMIEGASGFGTPAAIAAPILMSLGFNPLRVAIFTLVMNSVPVSFGAVGTPTWFGFAPLNLEHADIMSIGRQTGLIHFFAAFIIPLIGLSFITSWQEIRKNFVFIAISVMSCTIPYVLLAAVNEEFPALVGGAIGLLISVAVANKGIGLSKDYPKDPNAEKLPIAVVAKALAPLGMLIGFLVITRIKQLGIKGLLTDTTPLFNIPMGIFDFELTRSLTLVFKNILGEAVNDRYQTLYVPAWIPFVITVLIAIWFYRIKFADAKAFYVATFNQTKKPLLALMGALVMVKLMMVGGDSSMVKTIGTEFAAMAGEHWVYFAPYLGAIGAFFSGSNTVSNLTFGPIQQQIALDTGLSVTLILALQSVGGAMGNMVCINNIIAVCTVLNVQNKEGEIIKKTVIPMFIYGIIAVTVALIFLL
- the greB gene encoding transcription elongation factor GreB; this translates as MSTDTQKNYITPTGWQALKDELYNLVNKERPEIVQIVNWAAGNGDRSENGDYLYGKRRMREIDRRIRFLTKRLEAAQVVDPETREATDQVFFGATVELLRGDGSEQIVKIVGIDEIDTAKNKISWISPLARCLIKAREGDEVVLNGPEGREVIEILSVEYVRIE